Proteins encoded within one genomic window of Streptomyces sp. NBC_01314:
- a CDS encoding class II histone deacetylase → MNTSDLAWFSHEMCFWHDPGPGSGYVPVGPGVEPLRQFAVDPDLRRAEGLVQLSGVMDRYTRVTPAPASDEDLLLVHVPEHIERVEAVSASGGGDAGVYAHVNYHSAQAARLAAGASVQAVEQVLDGRFRRAYCLVRPPGHHAEPDRAMALCLYNNVAVAARAAQRRGVGRVLILDWDVHHGNGIQRVFYDDPDVLYVSIHQDGLFPAASGLVMETGTGAGKGSTLNVPLPPGTGHDAYLAVVGRVVEPAARAFGPDLILVAAGVDASGHDPMGRMMCTSRTFHAMTSAMCRLADELTGGRIVFVHEGGYSAWYQPMLVLGTASAIAGLPAPQDPFLHSLDHLPGQRLQRHQSRVIEHLEARHPLLAPHVTDTCPGRGAADG, encoded by the coding sequence GTGAACACGTCCGACCTCGCGTGGTTCAGCCACGAGATGTGCTTCTGGCACGACCCCGGGCCCGGCTCGGGGTACGTGCCGGTGGGTCCGGGCGTCGAACCGCTCCGCCAGTTCGCGGTCGACCCCGATCTGCGCCGGGCCGAGGGACTGGTCCAGTTGTCGGGCGTGATGGACCGGTACACCCGCGTCACGCCGGCGCCCGCCTCGGACGAGGACCTGCTGCTGGTGCACGTGCCGGAGCACATCGAGCGCGTCGAGGCGGTGTCGGCGTCCGGCGGGGGTGACGCCGGTGTGTACGCGCACGTCAACTACCACAGCGCACAGGCCGCGAGGCTCGCCGCGGGCGCCTCGGTACAGGCCGTCGAGCAGGTCCTGGACGGGCGGTTCCGGCGGGCCTACTGCCTGGTCCGCCCGCCCGGCCACCACGCGGAACCCGACCGGGCCATGGCCCTGTGCCTCTACAACAACGTGGCCGTCGCCGCGCGGGCCGCGCAGCGCCGCGGGGTGGGCCGGGTGCTGATCCTGGACTGGGACGTGCACCACGGCAACGGCATCCAGCGGGTGTTCTACGACGACCCCGACGTGCTGTACGTGTCGATCCACCAGGACGGGCTCTTCCCGGCGGCGTCCGGCCTCGTCATGGAGACGGGTACGGGCGCAGGCAAGGGCAGCACGCTCAACGTGCCGCTGCCCCCGGGGACGGGGCACGACGCCTATCTCGCCGTCGTCGGTCGGGTCGTGGAACCCGCGGCCCGTGCGTTCGGACCCGATCTGATCCTGGTCGCGGCGGGCGTCGACGCGAGCGGCCACGACCCGATGGGCCGCATGATGTGCACCAGCCGGACGTTCCACGCCATGACGTCGGCGATGTGCCGGCTGGCCGACGAACTGACCGGGGGCCGGATCGTCTTCGTCCACGAGGGCGGCTACTCGGCCTGGTACCAGCCGATGCTCGTCCTGGGCACGGCGAGCGCGATCGCCGGCCTGCCCGCCCCGCAGGACCCGTTCCTGCACTCCCTGGACCATCTGCCGGGCCAGCGTCTGCAACGCCACCAGAGCCGGGTGATCGAGCACCTGGAGGCCCGTCACCCGCTGCTGGCCCCCCACGTGACCGACACCTGCCCGGGACGGGGAGCAGCCGATGGGTAA
- a CDS encoding aminotransferase class I/II-fold pyridoxal phosphate-dependent enzyme, with protein sequence MSGTRVHLAATDPLVLDHRIGDTPVVPAAAQIDALLTACDTRRPDRVWTLENVTFRAPLRVTGPGVDLSVVTADDGRYSLRSHPADGGGVPLEHSTAHASGVPLPPPHYVDLTGLRADCTRSVPLTDVAAWRRASGITYGPAYRTIRSAYRGQDRMLVVLRADDDLHGTRFVPPPLLDSVFQALGMLDDGAAGACLPWYVGRLVARRRISGTVLALVERDASAGSRGGAVRGRATVCNQQGEVLLELDRITLKSPAAPRPPGAVGERARPARSANGSIETVVWRGTEPAVVPRASEAPLLLISSQPLPGPEGRTVVRLTTEELTEERLADVLDGTPVGAVLYAAPRGPAGEERVREALQGVFTLVRRLAAHPPMPDLLIVTAGAHQVAGEESVDPFMTSLWGLGRTLRVEHPRSTVRLVDLEAGAALTATALEDVLGQAEPELARRAGGWYRPDLEPSGRAPEQPSGSGARVPRFRDGRFLITGGMGGIGLRVAEFLAAEGCARLTLVGRTVPDAGETRARLDRLGALCELDTVAADVRRLPEVLDGAERYDGVFHAAGVLRDGLARNLTPEQVEDVLGPKTGGVHAIAELIARSGPPDFVALFSSVASVRANLGQSSYAAANAYLDGYAARRRADGEPWFSLGWGLWNVGMGEGIAPKAAAHGVPVLTADSGVALLRTVLGRPPAHYVLSAAVDAKEEPMTAVTPERGLWLSLTTALTNVLHVDDVAPEDDLLELGLDSMMAVELAASLSTDGFEVDPMVFFEHSTVGALADHLQLPAPTTTPAQALAAPTPAAPAPVPPAAERERPAPAAARPSTADSFVPDWDRFRAPEPAARPEDSPAPTRPLPAGRRTAHPTNAPIPRATTSRTAPAPEAPRPTARTPRRTLPGRLSSRPDGTFLDRRIDALSVEDRVVVAKDEYFYEPVIEEARGARIKFDGRWFLNFASYSYLGLIGHGYIEQQALRAVERHGTGAHGVRLLAGTLHLHRELELTLARFLGTEDAVVFSSGYMTNLATVGALVGPGDVIIGDVYNHASILDGYRLSGAKVLTYAHNDLADLERALKKAGDAGRLVVTDAVFSMDGDVADLPGIVELCERYDAPLMVDEAHSLGVLGRTGRGITEHFGIDPARVDVKMGTLSKTVPSAGGYIAGSSDLVFALKNNARGWMFSAAATPAQVAAARAAIEVIDAAPELPRELRARTARYREQLRALGFDTLTGETPVVPIICRSAEQAGAMARACQLDGLFVQPIVYPAVPRTLPRLRTIVNLSHSEADLDTAVATLEKAGRACGLIT encoded by the coding sequence ATGAGCGGCACCCGGGTCCACCTCGCCGCCACCGATCCGCTGGTCCTCGACCACCGGATCGGTGACACCCCCGTCGTCCCGGCCGCCGCCCAGATCGACGCCCTGCTGACCGCCTGCGACACCCGACGGCCCGACCGCGTGTGGACGCTGGAGAACGTCACCTTCCGCGCACCGCTGCGGGTGACCGGGCCCGGCGTCGACCTGAGCGTGGTCACGGCCGACGACGGGCGGTACTCGCTGCGTTCGCACCCGGCCGACGGGGGCGGCGTGCCGCTCGAACACAGCACGGCGCACGCCAGTGGCGTCCCCCTGCCGCCGCCCCACTACGTCGACCTGACCGGGCTGCGGGCCGACTGCACGCGGTCCGTCCCGTTGACGGACGTGGCCGCGTGGCGGCGGGCCAGCGGCATCACGTACGGGCCCGCGTACCGGACGATCCGGTCCGCGTACCGGGGGCAGGACCGGATGCTGGTGGTCCTGCGCGCGGACGACGACCTGCACGGGACCCGGTTCGTGCCGCCACCCCTGCTCGACAGCGTCTTCCAGGCCCTGGGCATGCTCGACGACGGAGCCGCCGGGGCGTGCCTGCCGTGGTACGTGGGCCGGCTCGTGGCCCGCCGGCGGATCTCCGGCACGGTCCTCGCCCTCGTCGAGCGGGACGCGTCGGCAGGGTCCCGGGGCGGCGCCGTACGGGGGAGGGCCACCGTCTGCAACCAGCAGGGCGAGGTGCTGCTCGAACTGGACCGCATCACCCTCAAGTCACCGGCCGCACCTCGGCCCCCCGGAGCGGTGGGTGAGCGGGCCAGGCCGGCCCGGTCGGCGAACGGCTCGATCGAGACCGTCGTCTGGCGCGGCACCGAACCGGCCGTCGTCCCCCGGGCGTCCGAAGCCCCTCTGCTGCTCATCTCGTCGCAGCCGCTACCGGGGCCGGAGGGCCGGACCGTCGTCCGTCTGACGACGGAGGAGCTGACCGAGGAGCGCCTCGCGGACGTGCTCGACGGGACGCCCGTGGGCGCGGTGCTGTACGCCGCACCGCGCGGCCCGGCGGGCGAGGAGCGGGTGAGGGAGGCCCTGCAGGGTGTGTTCACCCTGGTACGGCGGCTCGCGGCACATCCGCCGATGCCCGATCTGCTGATCGTCACCGCCGGGGCCCACCAGGTCGCGGGCGAGGAGAGCGTCGACCCCTTCATGACCTCTCTGTGGGGACTCGGCCGCACCCTGCGCGTGGAACACCCCCGCTCCACCGTCCGTCTGGTGGACCTGGAGGCCGGTGCCGCGCTCACGGCGACCGCGCTGGAGGACGTACTCGGACAGGCCGAGCCGGAACTCGCCCGCCGCGCGGGCGGCTGGTACCGGCCCGACCTGGAGCCGAGCGGGCGCGCACCGGAACAGCCGTCCGGCAGCGGCGCGCGGGTTCCCCGGTTCCGTGACGGACGCTTCCTCATCACCGGCGGCATGGGCGGCATCGGTCTGCGGGTCGCGGAGTTCCTGGCGGCCGAAGGCTGTGCCCGTCTGACCCTCGTGGGCCGGACCGTCCCGGACGCGGGGGAGACGCGGGCGCGGCTCGACCGGCTCGGTGCCCTCTGCGAACTGGACACCGTGGCCGCGGACGTCCGTCGTCTCCCGGAGGTGCTCGACGGCGCCGAACGCTACGACGGCGTGTTCCACGCCGCCGGCGTGCTGCGCGACGGCCTGGCCCGAAACCTGACGCCGGAGCAGGTCGAGGACGTCCTCGGCCCCAAGACCGGCGGGGTGCACGCGATCGCCGAGCTGATCGCCCGCAGCGGCCCCCCGGACTTCGTCGCCCTCTTCTCGTCCGTCGCCTCCGTACGCGCCAACCTCGGGCAGAGCTCCTACGCGGCGGCCAACGCCTACCTGGACGGCTACGCGGCCCGCAGACGCGCCGACGGCGAGCCCTGGTTCAGCCTCGGCTGGGGGCTGTGGAACGTCGGCATGGGCGAGGGCATCGCCCCGAAGGCCGCCGCGCACGGCGTCCCGGTCCTCACGGCGGACAGCGGAGTCGCCCTGCTGCGCACCGTCCTCGGCCGCCCACCCGCCCACTACGTCCTGTCCGCCGCCGTCGACGCGAAGGAAGAACCCATGACCGCCGTGACACCGGAACGCGGGCTGTGGCTGTCCCTGACCACGGCTCTGACGAACGTCCTGCACGTCGACGATGTGGCGCCCGAGGACGATCTGCTGGAGCTGGGCCTCGATTCGATGATGGCGGTCGAGCTGGCCGCGTCCCTGTCCACTGACGGCTTCGAGGTCGACCCGATGGTCTTCTTCGAGCACAGCACGGTCGGCGCGCTCGCCGACCACCTCCAACTGCCGGCCCCTACGACCACGCCGGCCCAGGCCCTCGCGGCTCCGACCCCTGCGGCTCCGGCTCCCGTCCCTCCCGCCGCCGAGAGGGAACGGCCGGCGCCCGCCGCCGCGCGCCCGAGCACGGCCGACTCCTTCGTCCCCGACTGGGACCGCTTCCGCGCCCCGGAACCCGCCGCCCGCCCCGAGGACAGCCCGGCACCCACCCGCCCCCTCCCGGCGGGCCGGCGCACAGCACACCCCACGAACGCGCCGATTCCCAGGGCGACCACATCCCGGACCGCGCCGGCCCCCGAGGCACCCCGCCCCACCGCCCGCACCCCCCGACGCACCCTCCCCGGCCGCCTCTCCAGCAGGCCCGACGGCACCTTCCTGGACCGGCGCATCGACGCCCTGTCCGTGGAGGACCGCGTGGTCGTCGCCAAGGACGAGTACTTCTACGAGCCCGTCATCGAGGAGGCCCGGGGCGCCCGCATCAAGTTCGACGGCCGCTGGTTCCTCAACTTCGCCTCGTACAGCTACCTCGGCCTCATCGGACACGGCTACATCGAGCAGCAGGCGCTGCGTGCCGTGGAGAGGCACGGGACCGGCGCCCACGGCGTACGGCTCCTCGCGGGCACCCTCCATCTGCACCGCGAACTGGAGCTCACCCTCGCCCGGTTCCTGGGCACCGAGGACGCCGTCGTCTTCTCCAGCGGCTACATGACGAACCTGGCCACGGTGGGCGCGCTGGTCGGCCCCGGCGACGTCATCATCGGCGACGTCTACAACCACGCCAGCATCCTCGACGGCTACCGGCTGTCGGGCGCCAAGGTCCTCACGTACGCGCACAACGACCTCGCCGACCTGGAGCGCGCCCTGAAGAAGGCGGGGGACGCGGGACGGCTGGTGGTCACCGACGCCGTCTTCAGCATGGACGGCGACGTGGCCGACCTGCCGGGCATCGTCGAGCTGTGCGAGCGGTACGACGCCCCGCTCATGGTGGACGAGGCGCACAGCCTCGGTGTGCTCGGCCGTACCGGACGCGGCATCACCGAGCACTTCGGCATCGACCCGGCCCGCGTCGACGTGAAGATGGGCACGCTGTCCAAGACCGTGCCCAGCGCGGGCGGTTACATCGCCGGATCGAGCGACCTCGTCTTCGCGCTGAAGAACAACGCGCGGGGCTGGATGTTCTCCGCCGCCGCGACACCGGCCCAGGTGGCGGCGGCCAGGGCGGCGATCGAGGTGATCGACGCGGCACCGGAACTGCCCCGCGAACTGCGGGCCCGGACCGCCCGTTACCGGGAGCAGCTGCGGGCTCTGGGCTTCGACACGCTCACCGGTGAGACACCGGTCGTGCCGATCATCTGCCGCAGCGCCGAGCAGGCGGGTGCCATGGCCCGCGCGTGTCAGCTCGACGGGCTGTTCGTCCAGCCGATCGTCTACCCGGCGGTGCCGCGGACGCTGCCGAGGCTGCGGACGATCGTCAACCTCAGCCACTCGGAGGCCGACCTGGACACCGCCGTCGCGACGCTGGAGAAGGCCGGCCGGGCCTGCGGCCTCATCACCTGA
- a CDS encoding DNA alkylation repair protein, whose amino-acid sequence MASEYGLKRHFNGEAARLIGGKVRAVHAEFDVEGYAAEVEQRIPDKELKDRVLVLTEGLRTRLPEDYPAAVAVLVSILGDELAEGEGMFNTSWFLMPVARFVEEYGRDHPEVSLDAIEEITRRHTGEYAIRPFVEHHYTMTMKRVAEWATSPSHNVRRLASEGIRPRLPWARTLDVFVKDPQPLLEILEPLRSDPSEYVRKSVANNLNDISKDTPGLALATALRWLEESPTPETNWIVKHALRTLVKKGDQQALAILGATGGELVQVTDLRVTPGAVAVGDTVVIDFTVENADDRVHSVTVDYVVHHVRKNGRSIPKVFKLTTLELAAGERRVVRKGHTLREVQTRRYYAGEHAVDIQVNGLVKATERFGLRT is encoded by the coding sequence ATGGCTAGCGAATACGGACTGAAGCGACACTTCAACGGTGAGGCCGCGCGCCTCATCGGCGGCAAGGTCCGCGCCGTCCACGCCGAGTTCGACGTCGAGGGTTACGCCGCCGAAGTCGAACAGCGCATCCCCGACAAGGAACTCAAGGACCGCGTCCTCGTCCTGACCGAGGGCCTGCGCACCCGGCTCCCCGAGGACTACCCGGCGGCCGTGGCCGTGCTCGTGTCGATCCTCGGCGACGAACTCGCCGAGGGCGAGGGCATGTTCAACACCAGCTGGTTCCTGATGCCGGTGGCCAGGTTCGTGGAGGAGTACGGCCGGGACCACCCCGAGGTGTCCCTGGACGCCATCGAGGAGATCACCCGGCGCCACACCGGCGAGTACGCCATCAGGCCCTTCGTCGAGCACCACTACACGATGACCATGAAGCGCGTCGCGGAGTGGGCGACCAGCCCGAGCCACAACGTACGGCGCCTCGCCAGCGAGGGAATCCGCCCCCGCCTGCCCTGGGCCCGCACCCTCGACGTCTTCGTGAAGGACCCGCAACCCCTTCTGGAGATCCTCGAACCCCTGCGCAGCGACCCCTCCGAGTACGTGCGCAAGTCCGTCGCCAACAACCTCAACGACATCTCCAAGGACACCCCCGGCCTCGCGCTCGCCACCGCGCTGCGTTGGCTGGAGGAGAGTCCCACCCCCGAGACGAACTGGATCGTGAAGCACGCCCTGCGCACCCTCGTGAAGAAGGGCGACCAGCAGGCCCTGGCCATTCTCGGGGCCACGGGCGGCGAACTCGTCCAGGTGACCGACCTGCGCGTCACGCCCGGTGCGGTGGCCGTCGGGGACACTGTCGTCATCGACTTCACCGTCGAGAACGCCGACGACCGGGTCCACAGCGTCACCGTCGACTACGTGGTCCACCACGTGCGCAAGAACGGCCGCAGCATCCCCAAGGTCTTCAAGCTGACGACCCTCGAACTCGCCGCCGGCGAACGGCGGGTCGTGCGGAAGGGCCACACCCTCAGGGAGGTGCAGACCCGCCGGTACTACGCGGGCGAGCACGCGGTCGACATTCAGGTGAACGGCCTGGTCAAGGCCACCGAGCGGTTCGGCCTACGCACATGA